In Meiothermus ruber DSM 1279, the following proteins share a genomic window:
- a CDS encoding P-II family nitrogen regulator: MKLIVAIIRSEKLNDVLEALFKAEVRGLSISRIQGHGGETERVETYRGTTVKMELSEKVRLEIGVSDHFVEPTVRAILAGARTGEVGDGKIFVLPVEKVYRIRTGEQDTAAVTPVS; encoded by the coding sequence ATGAAGCTGATCGTTGCCATCATCCGGAGCGAAAAACTCAACGATGTGCTGGAGGCCCTCTTTAAGGCCGAGGTGCGGGGTTTATCAATCAGCCGCATACAGGGGCACGGCGGCGAGACCGAGCGGGTCGAGACCTACCGGGGTACTACCGTAAAGATGGAGCTTTCCGAGAAGGTGCGGCTGGAAATTGGCGTTTCGGATCATTTTGTTGAACCAACGGTGCGGGCTATTCTGGCCGGGGCTCGCACGGGCGAGGTGGGGGACGGCAAAATTTTTGTGCTCCCGGTAGAGAAGGTTTACCGCATTCGCACTGGCGAGCAGGATACCGCTGCGGTGACGCCGGTTTCGTAG
- a CDS encoding universal stress protein, translating into MYKRILMPTDGSNCSQQAIREGLEVAKNMGARVTFLYALENISSSFWISPESVPYGLELLEDLKRVGNEALSKASELAQAAGVEAETKLVEARPVEAILDEAKNHDLVVMGTHGRSGLDRFMLGSVTEAVLHRSERPVLVLRCK; encoded by the coding sequence ATGTACAAAAGAATCCTAATGCCCACCGATGGTAGTAACTGCAGCCAGCAGGCCATTCGCGAAGGCCTGGAAGTAGCGAAAAACATGGGGGCCCGGGTGACGTTTTTGTACGCCCTGGAGAACATCAGCTCGAGCTTCTGGATCAGCCCGGAGAGCGTGCCCTATGGCCTCGAGCTGCTCGAAGACCTCAAGCGGGTAGGGAACGAAGCCCTGAGCAAAGCCAGCGAACTGGCCCAGGCGGCTGGGGTGGAGGCCGAGACCAAGCTGGTGGAGGCCCGGCCGGTGGAGGCCATCTTAGATGAGGCCAAAAACCACGACCTGGTCGTGATGGGAACCCACGGACGCAGCGGGCTGGATCGCTTCATGCTGGGCTCGGTGACCGAGGCGGTGCTGCACCGTTCGGAAAGACCGGTGTTGGTGCTGCGCTGCAAGTGA
- a CDS encoding ammonium transporter: MKNLRLPFGLAALLGGLAFAQDPEFSAADTAWMLVATGLVLLMTPALAFFYGGMVRSKNALNTMMMSFSALGFVAVAWALLGYTLALSGDGNFIGDLRYLFLNNVGMENKGAIVSITIPHMLWMIFQGTFAIITAALISGAVVERMRFPAFLLFITLWSLLVYAPIAKWVWGGGFLADLGAWDFAGGTVVHINSGIAAVVAALVLGARKDFGRQAVLPHNVPFVLLGAALLWFGWFGFNAGSAWAASATAGLALTNTILAPAATIVAWSLIDLMRTGRVTAVGLATAIVVGLVVITPAAAFVSPFYALVMGAIGAFPSYFVLLWRARSGMDDSLDVFAAHGVGGITGAILTGVFAQKSVNGLFDGLIAGNPAQVLIQAFAVLIAVVYSGAITFVLLKLVGAITPLKATIKEEGVGMDVSQHGEEAYTSGEGAILVKSETAMPMARPKPAGGTD, from the coding sequence ATGAAAAACCTTCGACTACCGTTTGGCTTGGCGGCATTGCTGGGTGGCCTGGCTTTTGCCCAAGACCCTGAGTTCAGCGCTGCCGACACCGCCTGGATGCTGGTGGCTACCGGCCTGGTTCTGCTAATGACGCCGGCGCTGGCTTTCTTTTATGGGGGGATGGTTCGCTCAAAAAACGCCCTTAACACCATGATGATGAGCTTCTCGGCGCTGGGCTTTGTGGCTGTGGCCTGGGCCTTGTTGGGCTACACCCTGGCCCTCTCCGGGGATGGCAACTTTATCGGTGACCTGCGCTACTTGTTCTTGAACAACGTGGGTATGGAGAACAAGGGGGCGATTGTTTCCATCACCATTCCCCACATGCTTTGGATGATCTTTCAGGGAACCTTTGCCATTATCACCGCGGCCCTGATCTCCGGTGCGGTGGTAGAACGGATGCGCTTCCCGGCCTTTTTGCTGTTCATCACCCTCTGGAGCCTTCTGGTTTACGCGCCCATTGCCAAATGGGTCTGGGGGGGTGGCTTCCTGGCTGACCTGGGGGCCTGGGACTTCGCCGGCGGTACGGTGGTACACATCAACTCCGGGATTGCCGCGGTGGTAGCAGCCCTGGTGCTGGGGGCCCGCAAAGATTTTGGACGGCAGGCCGTTCTACCGCACAACGTGCCTTTTGTCTTGCTGGGGGCGGCGTTGTTGTGGTTTGGCTGGTTTGGCTTTAATGCGGGCAGCGCCTGGGCGGCCAGCGCCACGGCCGGGCTGGCCCTGACCAACACCATCCTGGCCCCCGCTGCCACCATTGTGGCCTGGTCGCTCATCGATCTGATGCGGACGGGGCGGGTGACCGCTGTGGGGCTGGCTACCGCGATTGTGGTGGGCCTGGTGGTGATTACCCCTGCGGCTGCTTTTGTCTCTCCCTTCTACGCACTGGTGATGGGAGCGATAGGGGCCTTCCCCAGCTATTTTGTGCTCTTATGGCGGGCCAGGAGTGGGATGGATGACTCGCTGGATGTGTTTGCAGCCCATGGGGTTGGCGGAATTACGGGTGCGATCCTGACCGGGGTGTTTGCCCAGAAGTCGGTTAACGGTTTGTTTGATGGTCTGATTGCAGGTAATCCGGCCCAGGTGCTGATCCAGGCCTTTGCCGTGCTTATAGCGGTGGTATACAGCGGGGCCATTACCTTTGTGCTGCTCAAGCTGGTGGGTGCCATTACCCCCCTCAAGGCGACTATCAAGGAAGAAGGGGTGGGTATGGATGTAAGCCAGCACGGCGAAGAGGCCTACACCAGCGGTGAAGGGGCCATCCTGGTCAAGAGCGAGACCGCTATGCCGATGGCCCGGCCTAAGCCGGCGGGTGGCACCGACTAA
- the moaD gene encoding molybdopterin converting factor subunit 1, which produces MRVQVLLFALFREQAGQARLQLELPEGSTVADVKALLEAQYPLRLSGGLAAINEQLAQPHQPLKDGDELAFLPPVSGGSTTPAADPALATGNESFGLTYEALALQPWVDWASDHPYGAVVSFLGTTRSPNKGLLVSYLEYEAYPGMAEKVMQQIIAEMRARWVLGRVALWHRLGRVLPGEGSILIVVSAPHRPEAFEACRYAIERVKQILPVWKKEFLPDGSHWVEGHAPEEHRL; this is translated from the coding sequence ATGCGCGTACAGGTGTTGTTGTTTGCCCTTTTCCGCGAGCAGGCCGGACAGGCCCGGTTGCAGCTCGAGCTGCCAGAAGGTTCCACCGTGGCCGATGTCAAAGCCCTGCTGGAAGCCCAGTATCCCCTGCGGCTCAGCGGCGGGCTGGCCGCCATCAACGAACAGCTCGCCCAGCCCCACCAGCCACTCAAGGACGGTGATGAGCTGGCTTTCTTACCGCCGGTATCGGGCGGATCCACTACACCCGCCGCTGACCCAGCCCTGGCCACTGGAAACGAAAGCTTTGGCCTGACCTACGAAGCCCTGGCCCTGCAACCCTGGGTAGACTGGGCTTCAGACCACCCCTACGGCGCGGTGGTTAGCTTTTTGGGCACCACCCGTAGCCCCAACAAAGGCCTGTTGGTGAGCTATCTGGAGTACGAGGCCTACCCCGGCATGGCCGAGAAGGTAATGCAGCAGATTATCGCCGAGATGCGCGCGCGCTGGGTGCTGGGCCGGGTGGCCTTGTGGCACCGCCTGGGCCGGGTGCTGCCCGGCGAGGGCTCCATCTTAATAGTGGTTTCGGCCCCCCACCGCCCCGAGGCTTTCGAAGCCTGCCGCTATGCCATTGAGCGGGTCAAACAAATCCTTCCGGTTTGGAAAAAGGAATTCCTGCCCGACGGCTCCCACTGGGTAGAGGGGCATGCACCGGAGGAACACCGCCTTTAA
- a CDS encoding DeoR family transcriptional regulator → MTERQRRILHLLVDIYIQTQAPVPSGVLAQQLSLSPATVRYDLIELEQQGLIGKPHTSAGRVPTRAGFHHYALSKLPPNPLPQAMLEKLAQVLEDAGPRREALLVQVASKLAGYPATLRLRPQRAPKLLQVHLSNLTSGKVLAVAVLEGGRVREARIELSFTPTEAQLNEAEQRLYKASEPVKASTPAMMELYESIGRAFAQGSQEEYREGMGLLLSEPEAQNPLFLRQAIAVFEAPSDSTFTPPGGVNVRVGENEGLSLVQAGIKVNDQIGELTLLGPVRMRYERALSVAFTMSQVYMGK, encoded by the coding sequence ATGACCGAGCGGCAGCGGCGCATACTGCATCTTCTGGTAGACATCTACATCCAGACCCAAGCCCCCGTGCCTTCGGGGGTACTGGCCCAGCAGTTGTCGCTTTCGCCGGCCACCGTGCGGTACGATCTGATTGAGCTCGAGCAGCAAGGCTTAATCGGCAAACCCCACACTTCGGCGGGTCGTGTACCCACCCGCGCCGGATTCCATCACTACGCGCTCTCCAAACTACCCCCCAACCCCTTACCTCAGGCCATGCTAGAAAAGCTAGCCCAGGTACTGGAGGATGCCGGCCCAAGACGAGAGGCGCTGCTGGTGCAGGTAGCCTCCAAGCTAGCCGGTTACCCCGCCACCCTGCGGCTACGGCCCCAGCGTGCACCCAAACTGTTGCAGGTGCACCTTTCCAACCTGACATCTGGCAAAGTTCTGGCGGTGGCGGTACTGGAAGGTGGGCGGGTTCGCGAAGCCCGCATCGAGCTATCCTTCACACCCACCGAAGCCCAGCTCAATGAGGCTGAGCAACGCCTGTACAAAGCCAGCGAGCCAGTTAAGGCCAGCACACCCGCCATGATGGAACTGTACGAGTCCATCGGAAGGGCCTTCGCCCAGGGCAGCCAGGAGGAGTACCGCGAGGGAATGGGTCTCTTGCTCAGCGAACCCGAGGCTCAAAACCCTCTGTTTTTGCGCCAGGCCATTGCGGTGTTCGAGGCCCCCAGCGACTCCACCTTTACCCCGCCCGGCGGCGTGAATGTTCGGGTCGGCGAAAATGAAGGGCTTTCGCTGGTGCAAGCCGGCATTAAAGTCAACGACCAGATCGGCGAGCTAACCCTTCTGGGCCCGGTTCGCATGCGCTACGAAAGGGCCTTATCGGTGGCTTTTACCATGAGCCAGGTGTATATGGGAAAGTGA
- a CDS encoding ATP-binding protein — MGFLETGSFGYWLKRRRKALDLTQTELARRARCATATIRKIEADERKPSPELAGLLANALEISPQERSTFFQAVHDVRAVERLMQGDFAQIVRSAPNNLPAPLTSFINRVQDNAAVVALLTREDVRLLTLTGLPGIGKTRLGIHAAENLLEHFPDGVWFVELAAVTEPALVLPAIMRVLEIAESGPQIPLRQLTSALQDKRVLLVLDNFEQVLDAAAEVAELLRACRGLKVLVTSRVPLHLYGEHAYVLPPMSLPEREQTPSQLVQAESAQLFLARVKEHQPRFAITAANAPLIAEVCVRLEGVPLALELAAASLRRMTLEQLVRALSGEPHWLSALRTAARDLPPRQQTLYNALAWSYGLLDTGTQQVFRPLGVLRGGFDLSAASAVCGLDEHLVGNALAELTDQHLLAHDGTR; from the coding sequence GTGGGTTTTCTGGAAACGGGTTCCTTTGGCTACTGGCTGAAGCGCCGCCGCAAGGCGTTGGATTTGACGCAGACCGAGCTGGCGCGGCGCGCCAGATGTGCCACCGCCACCATACGCAAGATTGAAGCCGATGAACGCAAGCCGTCCCCCGAGCTGGCTGGCTTGCTGGCCAATGCGCTAGAAATTTCACCGCAGGAACGCAGTACTTTTTTCCAGGCCGTGCACGATGTGCGCGCGGTTGAGCGGCTGATGCAGGGCGATTTCGCGCAGATCGTTCGATCAGCGCCCAACAATTTGCCCGCACCGCTGACCTCCTTCATCAACCGGGTGCAGGATAACGCCGCAGTTGTGGCCCTGCTGACGCGCGAGGATGTCCGTTTGCTCACCCTGACCGGCCTGCCGGGCATCGGCAAAACGCGTTTGGGCATTCACGCTGCCGAAAACCTGCTCGAGCATTTTCCGGATGGCGTGTGGTTTGTCGAGCTGGCCGCAGTTACCGAGCCAGCCCTTGTCTTGCCTGCGATCATGCGGGTACTCGAGATCGCCGAGTCGGGCCCACAAATCCCGCTCAGGCAACTGACCTCGGCATTGCAAGACAAGCGCGTGTTGCTGGTGCTCGACAACTTCGAGCAGGTGCTGGATGCTGCCGCTGAGGTGGCCGAGTTGCTGAGAGCCTGCAGGGGATTGAAAGTTTTGGTGACGAGCCGCGTGCCTCTACACCTTTACGGCGAGCATGCGTATGTTTTGCCGCCCATGTCGTTGCCAGAGCGTGAGCAAACCCCCAGCCAGCTTGTTCAGGCCGAGTCCGCACAGCTTTTTCTGGCCCGGGTGAAGGAACACCAGCCCCGGTTCGCAATTACTGCGGCCAACGCACCGCTGATTGCCGAGGTGTGCGTGCGGCTCGAGGGTGTACCGCTTGCGCTGGAACTGGCCGCCGCCTCTTTGCGCCGTATGACCCTCGAGCAGCTCGTGCGAGCGTTGAGCGGCGAACCCCACTGGCTCTCGGCTTTGCGCACAGCAGCGCGCGATCTGCCGCCGCGCCAGCAGACCCTGTATAACGCACTGGCATGGAGTTACGGCTTGCTCGACACAGGCACGCAGCAGGTGTTTCGCCCGCTCGGGGTATTGCGAGGGGGTTTCGATTTATCGGCGGCGAGCGCGGTTTGCGGGTTGGATGAACACCTGGTTGGCAACGCCCTGGCAGAGCTGACTGACCAGCACTTGCTCGCGCACGACGGCACGCGCTAG
- a CDS encoding ABC transporter permease has protein sequence MLRKLRALLTTWYAYFLEYRAEVLLWALSAMLPLILMGVWTQAAEGGGFALSAPEFARYFLCVFLVRQLTIVWVIWEFQDDVVQGRLSFKLLKPIDPGWDHLMQHLAERLTRLPFGLLIVAVFLLVYPQARFVPDVEGVLLGVAASVAAFLLRFLMQYTFAMLCFWTERGAAVEELWFVAYLFLSGLIAPLSVFPEAVRSLALLTPFPYLVYFPAALFAGLPVPGGVGQGFLVLGVWFAVFWVINRWLWRKGLQQFSGMGA, from the coding sequence GTGCTACGCAAGCTCCGCGCCCTTTTAACTACCTGGTACGCCTACTTCCTGGAATACCGCGCCGAGGTGCTTTTGTGGGCCCTTTCGGCCATGCTGCCCCTTATTCTGATGGGGGTCTGGACGCAGGCCGCCGAAGGGGGCGGCTTTGCGCTTTCGGCCCCGGAGTTTGCCCGCTACTTTTTGTGCGTTTTTCTGGTGCGCCAGCTCACCATCGTCTGGGTGATCTGGGAGTTCCAGGACGATGTGGTGCAGGGGCGCCTGTCATTCAAGCTCTTGAAGCCCATCGACCCCGGCTGGGATCACCTGATGCAGCACCTGGCCGAGCGCCTGACCCGGCTGCCCTTTGGCCTGCTGATTGTGGCAGTTTTTCTGCTGGTGTATCCGCAGGCCCGCTTTGTGCCCGATGTGGAGGGGGTGCTGCTGGGCGTGGCGGCCTCGGTGGCGGCTTTTTTGCTGCGCTTCCTGATGCAGTACACCTTCGCCATGCTGTGCTTCTGGACCGAGCGCGGGGCCGCGGTGGAGGAGCTGTGGTTCGTGGCCTACCTGTTTTTGTCGGGCCTGATTGCCCCCCTTTCGGTGTTTCCCGAGGCGGTGCGCAGTTTGGCTCTGCTCACCCCTTTCCCCTACCTGGTCTACTTCCCGGCGGCGCTGTTTGCCGGGCTGCCGGTACCCGGTGGGGTGGGGCAGGGCTTTTTGGTGCTGGGGGTCTGGTTTGCGGTCTTCTGGGTGATCAACCGCTGGCTATGGCGCAAAGGGCTCCAGCAGTTCTCCGGTATGGGGGCCTAA
- a CDS encoding tetratricopeptide repeat protein yields the protein MIREFAQEQMAPAELALAEERHARYFAARLNAPAPLEASFIEPDHANFLAALEWACRQGDAALALTLGRPLADFWETRGYLLEGLERARAVLRVSENAEPGLRLSFLNGACHLAWNRHDFAAALEFSDQSIALAKAHRLGLAWALNTRGRIFIEQGDYARAEQTLRECLQIAKKTHDEHALGLALTQLGELALALGKLDEAQKRSEQGLEHLDKRVPRFLALAHTNLAEIALLRGDGATAQAHLQLALPHIHSHVRRALCFFTTLAGWCATRERVLLEDARCAAVSLGVVAGLTKRTGAPLSALYRTLQEKRRESVQ from the coding sequence ATGATCCGCGAATTTGCCCAGGAACAGATGGCACCGGCTGAACTCGCCCTGGCAGAAGAGCGCCACGCACGCTATTTTGCCGCGCGTTTGAACGCACCTGCGCCGCTCGAGGCTTCATTTATCGAACCCGACCATGCCAATTTTCTTGCAGCCCTGGAATGGGCCTGTCGCCAAGGCGATGCCGCGCTGGCCCTGACCCTGGGTAGACCGCTGGCCGATTTTTGGGAGACGCGGGGATATTTGCTCGAGGGCCTGGAAAGGGCGCGTGCGGTGCTGCGGGTCTCGGAGAACGCCGAGCCTGGATTGCGCCTGAGTTTTTTGAACGGCGCCTGCCATCTGGCCTGGAACCGTCACGACTTTGCAGCAGCGCTGGAGTTCTCCGATCAGAGCATTGCGCTGGCTAAAGCCCACCGGTTGGGCCTGGCCTGGGCGCTCAACACGCGCGGGCGAATTTTCATCGAACAAGGGGACTATGCGCGTGCAGAACAAACCCTGCGCGAATGCCTGCAGATCGCAAAAAAGACGCATGATGAACACGCCCTGGGGCTTGCGCTCACCCAGCTTGGCGAACTGGCCTTGGCCCTAGGAAAGCTCGATGAGGCACAAAAGCGATCCGAGCAAGGGCTCGAGCACCTGGATAAGCGCGTCCCCCGGTTTTTGGCGCTGGCCCACACCAACCTGGCCGAAATAGCCCTGCTGCGCGGCGACGGCGCGACGGCACAAGCACACCTGCAGCTTGCGCTGCCCCACATTCACAGCCATGTTCGGCGGGCGCTCTGCTTTTTCACCACCCTGGCCGGCTGGTGCGCCACCCGCGAGCGCGTACTCCTGGAAGATGCCCGGTGCGCTGCGGTATCGCTGGGTGTGGTGGCCGGATTAACCAAGCGAACCGGTGCACCTTTGTCGGCACTGTATCGCACCTTGCAGGAAAAGCGGCGTGAAAGCGTGCAATAA
- the rlmB gene encoding 23S rRNA (guanosine(2251)-2'-O)-methyltransferase RlmB — protein sequence MLIYGRNPVLEALREGRVEQVWVARGVEAWLLKELDKLGASYQTVPRIQLDQMVRTTQHQGLVAEITELAYADLEAPFRLAKERGERVLLVVLDGITDPRNYGAIIRSAFALGAHGVVTEERRSAPLSALVMKASAGTASKIPLVQVKNIPRYLEQLKQQGIWVYGTSGKASKTIAELDYQRPLALVIGSEGEGMRRLVAEHCDELARIPLSEGAESLNAAVALGVVLYQAGINRRPK from the coding sequence ATGTTGATCTATGGGCGCAATCCGGTCTTGGAGGCCTTGCGCGAAGGCCGGGTGGAGCAGGTCTGGGTAGCCAGGGGTGTGGAAGCCTGGCTTTTGAAAGAGCTGGACAAACTGGGGGCTTCGTACCAAACAGTACCGCGCATCCAACTCGATCAGATGGTGCGCACCACCCAGCACCAAGGGCTGGTGGCCGAGATTACAGAACTTGCCTACGCCGACCTCGAGGCCCCTTTTCGGCTGGCCAAAGAGCGCGGCGAGCGGGTCTTGTTGGTGGTGCTGGACGGCATCACCGACCCTCGCAACTACGGGGCCATCATCCGCAGTGCTTTTGCCCTGGGGGCGCATGGGGTGGTGACCGAAGAACGCCGGAGTGCGCCGCTGTCTGCCCTGGTAATGAAGGCTTCAGCGGGCACAGCCAGTAAGATACCTTTGGTGCAGGTCAAAAACATTCCGCGCTACCTCGAGCAGCTCAAACAGCAAGGGATCTGGGTCTATGGCACCAGCGGCAAAGCTAGCAAAACCATTGCCGAACTCGACTACCAGCGCCCCTTGGCCCTTGTAATCGGCTCCGAGGGCGAGGGTATGCGCCGGCTGGTGGCCGAACACTGCGACGAACTAGCCAGAATCCCCCTCTCTGAGGGGGCTGAGAGCCTGAACGCGGCGGTTGCGCTGGGGGTGGTGTTGTACCAAGCAGGAATCAACCGTAGACCAAAATGA
- a CDS encoding type IV pilus twitching motility protein PilT, with the protein MTFPELLASLVAKGVSDIHLHVGLPIMARLHGRLIPITQSPLTPQYTEALVDLMCNERQKALFAERSQVDLAYGVPGVARFRVNLFKQRGSVSCVMRVVNSDESKLKIVSLPQDTINYFRDKEKGLVLVTGPTGSGKSTTLARIIDEINQHHSKMIVTLEDPIEYLHRSKKSIVVQREIGQDAPSFKDGLVAAMRQDPDVIMIGEIRDHATAAAALEAAQTGHLVFSTLHTLDTVRTVNRVLDLFPPHEREVARILFAESLVGIVSQRLLPSKQGGRVCAMEILKGNLRIRDLIRDPDRTNEIYEALKDSSLDGMQTFDDHLAELYARDQIDLETALAHATSAQYVKVKALQINAARQTLIDESVVQQSN; encoded by the coding sequence ATGACCTTTCCTGAGCTACTCGCCAGCCTGGTTGCCAAAGGAGTTTCAGACATCCATTTGCACGTGGGCCTGCCCATCATGGCCCGCCTGCATGGTCGGCTTATCCCCATTACCCAAAGCCCGCTTACCCCGCAGTACACCGAGGCGCTGGTAGACTTGATGTGCAACGAACGGCAGAAAGCCCTCTTCGCCGAACGCAGCCAGGTAGACCTGGCCTATGGCGTGCCGGGCGTGGCCCGCTTCAGGGTTAACCTGTTCAAGCAGCGCGGCTCGGTAAGCTGCGTGATGCGGGTGGTTAACTCCGACGAGAGCAAGCTCAAAATCGTCTCACTGCCCCAGGACACCATCAACTACTTCCGCGACAAAGAAAAGGGTTTGGTGCTGGTCACCGGCCCCACCGGCTCGGGAAAATCCACCACCCTGGCCCGCATCATCGATGAGATCAACCAGCACCACTCCAAGATGATCGTCACCCTGGAGGATCCCATCGAGTACCTGCACCGCAGCAAGAAGTCTATTGTTGTGCAGCGGGAGATTGGACAGGATGCCCCCAGCTTTAAAGACGGGCTGGTCGCAGCCATGCGCCAGGATCCTGATGTCATCATGATCGGCGAGATTCGGGATCACGCCACCGCCGCTGCCGCCCTGGAAGCAGCCCAGACCGGCCACCTGGTCTTCTCTACCCTGCACACCCTCGATACCGTGCGCACCGTCAACCGGGTGCTCGACCTGTTTCCACCCCACGAACGGGAGGTGGCCCGCATCCTCTTTGCTGAGTCGCTGGTGGGGATTGTCTCTCAGCGCCTTCTGCCCAGTAAGCAAGGGGGGCGGGTGTGCGCCATGGAAATCCTCAAGGGCAACCTACGCATTCGCGACCTCATTCGAGACCCCGATCGCACCAACGAAATCTACGAGGCCCTCAAAGACTCCTCACTGGATGGAATGCAGACCTTCGACGACCACCTGGCCGAGCTCTACGCCCGCGACCAAATCGACCTGGAAACCGCCCTGGCCCACGCCACCAGCGCCCAGTATGTCAAGGTCAAAGCCCTGCAGATCAACGCAGCCCGCCAGACTCTTATTGACGAGTCGGTGGTGCAGCAGAGCAACTAA
- a CDS encoding 30S ribosomal protein S1, which yields MEDQATQTPVETGKEPQAFSMEQALQDAEARLEKTVQRGQIVTGTVVLVTNDGVMVDIGARTEAVIPFNQLTEENLSEEELKNLLKPGDTVTAYVVRADLENGQVVLSKKRAEADQSWVKIQALYEQGEPVMVQVKEKVKGGLVATIEGLRAFLPASQVDLKRTPDLDEYVGQSFLVKIIELNRKKGRIILSRRTVLEAEQKAARSQVLASLKEGEVVEGQVVEVTDFGVFVALGGVDGLVHRSEITWGRFNHPRDVVQKGQTVKAKVLSVDTERERVNLSMKALTQDPWLTVSEKYPVGSRLTGKVVGLTQFGAFVEVEPGLEGLIHISELSWTKRPKHPGEILKEGQEVEAQVLRIDPEERRLSLGLKQTQPDPWKSLPDRYPPGTPVKGKVTGLTDFGVFVEIEPGIEGLIHVSELAYERVEKPSEIFKKGDEVEAAILQIDPVEQRISLSRKRLLPPPAHAVSIPGGEEGEGRKGRREGKEGERPKRSKGKGGAREGRGRDHDYDYGMGGGAASYTNYDPSVVATSNTNVKLGDVFGDLLSQIALEEDKDKEKA from the coding sequence ATGGAAGACCAAGCTACCCAGACTCCAGTGGAAACTGGAAAAGAACCCCAAGCTTTTAGCATGGAGCAGGCCCTGCAAGATGCAGAGGCAAGGCTCGAGAAGACCGTCCAGCGCGGCCAGATTGTCACCGGCACCGTGGTGCTCGTCACCAACGACGGTGTGATGGTAGACATCGGGGCGCGCACCGAAGCCGTTATTCCGTTCAACCAGCTCACCGAGGAGAACCTGTCGGAAGAGGAGCTCAAGAATCTCCTCAAGCCAGGCGACACCGTGACTGCTTACGTGGTTCGGGCCGACCTCGAGAACGGCCAGGTGGTGCTCTCCAAAAAGCGGGCCGAGGCCGATCAGAGCTGGGTCAAGATCCAGGCCCTCTACGAGCAGGGCGAGCCGGTAATGGTGCAGGTTAAGGAAAAGGTCAAAGGGGGTCTGGTAGCGACCATTGAAGGCCTTCGCGCTTTCCTGCCGGCCAGCCAGGTAGATCTGAAGCGCACCCCCGATCTCGACGAGTACGTAGGCCAGAGCTTTTTGGTCAAAATCATCGAGCTTAACCGCAAAAAAGGCCGGATCATCCTGTCGCGCCGTACGGTGCTGGAAGCCGAGCAAAAAGCGGCCCGGAGCCAGGTGCTGGCCAGCCTGAAAGAAGGCGAGGTGGTCGAAGGCCAGGTGGTTGAGGTCACCGATTTTGGCGTGTTTGTGGCTTTGGGCGGCGTGGATGGCCTGGTGCACCGCAGCGAAATTACCTGGGGCCGCTTCAATCATCCCAGGGATGTGGTGCAGAAGGGCCAGACCGTCAAAGCCAAGGTGCTTTCGGTGGATACCGAGCGTGAACGGGTCAACCTCTCGATGAAGGCCCTCACCCAGGATCCCTGGCTGACCGTCTCCGAAAAATACCCTGTGGGCTCCAGGCTCACCGGCAAGGTGGTCGGTCTAACCCAGTTCGGGGCCTTCGTGGAGGTGGAACCCGGCCTCGAGGGTCTCATTCACATCTCCGAGCTGTCCTGGACCAAGCGCCCCAAGCACCCTGGCGAGATCCTGAAGGAGGGCCAGGAAGTAGAGGCCCAGGTTCTGCGCATCGACCCGGAGGAGCGCCGGCTCTCGCTGGGCCTAAAGCAGACCCAGCCCGACCCCTGGAAGAGCCTGCCCGACCGCTACCCCCCGGGTACGCCGGTCAAGGGCAAGGTCACTGGCCTCACCGACTTCGGGGTGTTTGTGGAGATCGAGCCGGGCATCGAGGGCCTGATTCACGTCTCCGAGCTGGCCTACGAGCGCGTCGAGAAGCCTTCCGAGATCTTCAAGAAGGGCGACGAGGTGGAGGCGGCCATCCTCCAGATTGACCCGGTGGAGCAGCGCATCAGCCTCTCGCGCAAACGCCTGCTACCTCCCCCGGCCCATGCAGTTAGCATCCCTGGCGGGGAGGAAGGCGAGGGTCGCAAGGGCCGCCGCGAGGGCAAGGAAGGCGAGCGCCCCAAGCGTTCGAAGGGCAAAGGTGGGGCCCGCGAAGGGCGCGGCCGCGACCACGACTACGACTACGGCATGGGTGGCGGGGCTGCCTCCTATACCAACTACGACCCCAGCGTGGTTGCTACCTCCAACACCAACGTTAAGCTTGGCGATGTGTTCGGCGATCTCCTAAGCCAGATTGCCTTGGAAGAGGACAAAGACAAAGAAAAGGCCTAA